A single Thiohalobacter thiocyanaticus DNA region contains:
- a CDS encoding serine/threonine protein kinase: protein MDELQHAYAELGPATVLDAVDAQGFRTSGHLLALNSYENRVYQIGLEDAGFLVAKFYRPRRWSDAAIREEHAFCQELVEAEIPVVAPLADDKGETLFSFAGFRYALYPRRGGRWPDLDDPENLEWLGRYLARVHNVGQTRPFAHRPRLDVQSFGVESYQYILEGGFIPPHLDVAYRSLVEDLLQQIEAAYAAAGRIETLRLHGDFHPGNILWTEAGPHFVDLDDCRTGPAVQDIWMLLSGERSEMALALSELIEGYELFREFNRRELALIEPLRTLRMIHYAAWLARRWDDPAFHQAFPWFNTDRYWEEHILGLREQAAAMNEPPLTI from the coding sequence ATGGATGAACTGCAACATGCCTACGCCGAACTGGGCCCGGCCACCGTACTCGACGCCGTCGATGCGCAGGGCTTTCGCACCAGCGGCCACCTGCTGGCGCTGAACAGCTACGAGAACCGGGTCTATCAGATCGGACTGGAGGACGCCGGTTTTCTGGTGGCCAAGTTCTACCGCCCCCGTCGCTGGTCGGATGCCGCCATCCGCGAGGAACACGCCTTCTGCCAGGAACTGGTGGAAGCCGAGATACCGGTGGTCGCACCACTGGCCGATGACAAGGGCGAGACCCTGTTCAGCTTCGCGGGTTTCCGCTATGCCCTGTACCCGCGCCGTGGCGGCCGCTGGCCCGACCTGGACGACCCCGAAAACCTGGAATGGCTGGGCCGCTATCTGGCGCGGGTGCACAATGTCGGCCAGACCCGGCCCTTTGCGCACCGTCCACGGCTGGATGTACAGAGCTTCGGGGTTGAATCGTACCAGTACATCCTCGAAGGCGGCTTCATCCCCCCGCACCTGGATGTCGCCTACCGCAGCCTGGTCGAGGACCTGCTCCAGCAGATCGAGGCGGCCTATGCAGCCGCCGGCAGAATCGAGACCCTGCGTCTGCATGGCGACTTCCACCCCGGCAACATCCTCTGGACCGAAGCCGGCCCGCACTTCGTCGACCTGGACGACTGCCGCACCGGCCCCGCCGTGCAGGACATCTGGATGCTGCTCTCCGGCGAGCGCAGTGAGATGGCTCTCGCTTTGAGTGAACTGATCGAGGGCTATGAACTGTTCCGGGAATTCAACCGCCGCGAACTGGCGCTCATCGAGCCCCTGCGCACCCTGCGCATGATCCATTACGCCGCCTGGCTGGCCCGGCGCTGGGACGACCCCGCCTTCCACCAGGCCTTCCCCTGGTTCAACACCGACCGCTACTGGGAGGAGCACATCCTGGGACTGCGTGAGCAGGCCGCGGCCATGAACGAGCCGCCGCTGACCATTTGA
- the modA gene encoding molybdate ABC transporter substrate-binding protein, with protein MPVWFRYLLIPLWLVLPLPATADTLTLAVASNFARPMQALVEAYEAEHPHRVRLSIGSTGKLYAQIRHGAPFDAFFAADRERPQRLESEGLAVSGSRFTYAVGRLVLWSPEPERIVAAGKALGRDDYAHLAIANPRLAPYGLAARQALAGMGLWGHVQSRLVRGENIGQTFHFVSSGHAELGFVALSQLPRNAGNAISGSHWVVPASLYDPIEQQAVRLSESAAIRDFMRFMRSEQARTLIHGYGYSTPAD; from the coding sequence ATGCCCGTCTGGTTTCGCTATCTGCTCATTCCTCTCTGGCTCGTCCTGCCGCTCCCGGCCACGGCCGACACTCTGACCCTGGCCGTGGCGTCCAACTTCGCCCGGCCCATGCAGGCGCTGGTCGAAGCCTATGAGGCGGAACACCCGCACCGGGTCAGGCTCAGCATCGGCTCGACCGGCAAGCTCTACGCCCAGATCCGTCATGGCGCGCCCTTCGATGCCTTTTTCGCCGCCGATCGCGAGCGGCCGCAGCGGCTTGAGTCCGAGGGCCTGGCCGTCAGCGGCAGCCGCTTCACCTATGCCGTCGGCCGGCTGGTGCTGTGGAGTCCGGAACCGGAGCGGATCGTCGCCGCAGGCAAGGCCCTGGGCCGGGATGATTATGCGCATCTGGCCATCGCCAATCCCCGCCTCGCCCCCTATGGCCTGGCTGCGCGCCAGGCACTGGCGGGGATGGGGCTGTGGGGGCACGTGCAGTCGCGGCTGGTGCGCGGCGAGAACATCGGCCAGACCTTCCACTTCGTCAGTTCCGGCCACGCCGAACTGGGCTTCGTTGCCCTGTCCCAATTGCCCCGCAATGCCGGAAACGCAATCTCCGGCAGCCACTGGGTGGTACCGGCCTCGCTCTACGACCCGATCGAGCAACAGGCCGTCCGCCTGAGCGAGTCAGCGGCGATCCGCGACTTCATGCGTTTCATGCGCAGTGAGCAGGCCCGCACCCTGATCCACGGCTACGGCTACAGCACGCCTGCCGACTGA
- the modB gene encoding molybdate ABC transporter permease subunit has protein sequence MFSPADIVSLWVTLKLATVTTLILLLLGTPLAWWLARTQRRWKVAIEALVALPLVLPPTVLGFYLLVALGPHGPVGTLLDMLGGPTLVFSFPGLVIGSVIYSLPFVVQPLQASFSAIPAGLLDAAATLRAAPLDRFFSLVLPLARPGVLTAVVLGFAHTVGEFGVVLMIGGNIPGETQVLSISIYDHVEALDYGQAHWLAGTLLVFSFGMLLLVYRFNRRFGLGRP, from the coding sequence ATGTTCAGCCCCGCCGACATTGTCAGCCTGTGGGTCACGCTGAAGCTGGCTACGGTGACCACGCTGATCCTGCTATTGCTGGGTACGCCCCTGGCCTGGTGGCTGGCGCGCACGCAGCGGCGCTGGAAGGTGGCGATCGAGGCCCTGGTCGCCCTGCCGCTGGTACTCCCGCCCACCGTGCTGGGCTTCTACCTGCTGGTGGCGCTCGGTCCCCACGGGCCGGTCGGCACCCTGCTGGATATGCTGGGCGGGCCGACACTGGTGTTCTCCTTCCCCGGCCTGGTCATCGGCTCGGTGATCTATTCCCTGCCCTTCGTGGTCCAGCCGCTGCAGGCCAGTTTCAGCGCGATTCCGGCCGGACTGCTGGACGCCGCCGCCACCCTGCGCGCCGCCCCGCTGGACCGCTTCTTCAGCCTGGTGCTGCCGCTGGCCCGGCCCGGCGTGCTGACCGCCGTGGTGCTGGGCTTCGCCCATACCGTGGGCGAGTTCGGGGTGGTACTGATGATCGGCGGCAACATCCCCGGCGAGACTCAGGTGCTGTCGATCAGCATCTACGATCATGTCGAGGCGCTCGACTATGGCCAGGCCCACTGGCTGGCCGGTACTCTGCTGGTGTTCTCCTTTGGCATGCTGCTGCTGGTCTACCGCTTCAACCGCCGCTTCGGACTGGGCCGGCCATGA
- a CDS encoding ligand-binding protein SH3, which produces MSGFIPNFAHDGVITVNRVILKPEYSLDDLQERVAMLCENVKTYHSDTGFVGGFVCVNSGQVSNEGSSIGQAVESPLAGKEALIVTFWNSFEEHEASHRSESFQPLFQEVLELCENGNEEIAYEMMWSGKAYSEDEARAAREAKEKYQAA; this is translated from the coding sequence ATGAGTGGTTTTATTCCGAACTTTGCGCATGACGGTGTCATCACGGTCAACCGCGTCATCCTGAAACCCGAGTACAGCCTGGACGATCTGCAGGAACGCGTGGCGATGCTGTGCGAGAACGTGAAGACCTACCACTCCGACACCGGTTTCGTCGGCGGCTTCGTCTGCGTGAACAGCGGCCAGGTCTCCAATGAGGGCTCGTCCATCGGCCAGGCCGTGGAAAGCCCGCTGGCCGGGAAGGAGGCCCTGATCGTCACCTTCTGGAACTCCTTCGAGGAGCACGAGGCATCGCACCGTTCCGAGAGCTTCCAGCCGCTGTTCCAGGAAGTCCTGGAACTGTGCGAGAACGGCAACGAAGAGATCGCCTACGAAATGATGTGGTCCGGCAAGGCCTACAGCGAGGATGAGGCCCGTGCCGCGCGCGAGGCCAAGGAGAAATACCAGGCTGCCTGA
- a CDS encoding SulP family inorganic anion transporter — protein MSDVSRPSRPAPDWLLQWLPFLTWLPQLTPRTIRADLMAGLTGAIVVLPQGVAFATIAGMPPEYGLYAGMVPAIIAALFGSSWHLVSGPTTAASIVVFSGLSAFAEPASAEYVQLALTLTCMVGAIQLIMGLARLGTLVNFISHSVIIGFTAGAALLIASSQLKHFFGIELPRGGHFHDTLIGLYRNFDDINLWITTVGAVTLISGILVKRYLPRAPYMIVAMLIGSLVSVLFNRSFGPEVTGIVTVGALPRSLPPLSAPAFDLATIKELAPTALAVTLFALTEAVSIARSIAARSGQLVNGNQEFVGQGLSNIAGSFFSAYVATGSFNRSGLNYQSGARTPLAAISAGVLLMAVVLLVAPYAAYLPNAAMAGILLLVAWGLIDFHHIRTILGASRSDSSILIVTFLATLFLELEFAIFLGVILSLVIYLGRTSRPRIVPRVPDPRLPKRKFNTDPGLPECPQVKILRIDGSLFFGAVNHVQERLREIRDRHPEQKHLMIVATGINFIDVAGAELLAQEAEARRRMGGGLYLIRIKPGVCEPLERGPYLDAIGAENIFEGKGEAIRTVFDRLDPDICRRCTARIFNECASREPTPSDQRRRVDAQQPLFDSGT, from the coding sequence ATGTCAGACGTTTCCAGACCCTCCCGCCCGGCACCGGACTGGCTGCTGCAATGGCTGCCCTTCCTGACCTGGCTGCCGCAGCTCACCCCACGCACCATCCGCGCCGACCTCATGGCCGGCCTGACCGGCGCCATCGTGGTCCTGCCCCAGGGCGTGGCCTTCGCCACCATCGCCGGCATGCCGCCGGAATACGGCCTCTACGCCGGCATGGTGCCGGCCATCATCGCCGCCCTGTTCGGCTCCTCCTGGCACCTGGTCTCGGGACCGACCACCGCCGCCTCCATCGTGGTCTTCTCCGGCCTGTCCGCCTTCGCCGAACCGGCCAGCGCGGAATACGTGCAGCTGGCCCTGACCCTGACCTGCATGGTCGGCGCCATCCAGCTGATCATGGGACTCGCCCGATTGGGCACCCTGGTCAATTTCATCTCCCACTCGGTGATCATCGGCTTTACCGCCGGCGCAGCCCTGCTGATCGCAAGCAGCCAGCTCAAGCACTTCTTCGGCATCGAACTGCCGCGCGGCGGCCACTTCCATGACACCCTGATCGGACTGTACCGGAACTTCGATGACATCAATCTGTGGATCACCACGGTCGGCGCAGTCACCTTGATCAGCGGCATCCTGGTCAAGCGTTACCTGCCGCGCGCCCCTTACATGATCGTGGCCATGCTGATCGGCAGCCTGGTCTCGGTCCTGTTCAACCGCAGTTTCGGACCCGAGGTCACCGGCATCGTCACCGTCGGCGCCCTGCCGCGCTCGCTGCCGCCGCTGTCGGCCCCGGCCTTCGACCTGGCCACCATCAAGGAACTGGCCCCCACGGCGCTGGCGGTGACCCTGTTCGCGTTGACCGAGGCGGTCTCCATCGCCCGGTCCATCGCGGCCCGTTCCGGCCAGCTGGTCAACGGCAACCAGGAATTCGTCGGCCAGGGCCTGTCCAACATCGCCGGCAGCTTCTTCTCGGCCTACGTCGCCACCGGCTCCTTCAACCGCAGCGGGCTGAATTACCAGTCCGGCGCCAGGACCCCGCTGGCGGCCATCTCGGCCGGTGTGCTGCTGATGGCCGTGGTCCTGCTGGTCGCCCCCTACGCCGCCTACCTGCCCAATGCGGCCATGGCCGGCATCCTGCTGCTGGTGGCCTGGGGACTGATCGACTTCCACCACATCCGCACGATTCTGGGCGCCAGCCGCTCCGACAGCAGCATCCTGATCGTGACCTTCCTGGCCACCCTGTTCCTGGAGTTGGAGTTCGCCATCTTCCTGGGCGTGATCCTGTCGCTGGTGATCTACCTGGGCCGGACCTCGCGGCCGCGCATCGTGCCCCGGGTGCCGGACCCGCGTCTGCCCAAGCGCAAGTTCAACACCGATCCCGGCCTGCCCGAATGTCCGCAGGTGAAGATCCTGCGCATCGACGGGTCGCTGTTCTTCGGCGCGGTGAATCATGTCCAGGAACGGCTGCGCGAGATCCGCGACCGCCATCCCGAACAGAAGCACCTGATGATCGTCGCCACCGGCATCAACTTCATCGACGTGGCCGGGGCCGAACTGCTGGCCCAGGAGGCGGAGGCGCGACGCAGGATGGGCGGCGGGCTGTATCTGATCCGGATCAAGCCCGGGGTGTGCGAGCCGCTGGAGCGCGGCCCCTATCTGGATGCCATCGGCGCCGAGAATATCTTCGAGGGTAAGGGCGAGGCGATCCGCACCGTGTTCGACCGGCTCGATCCGGACATCTGCCGCAGGTGTACGGCCCGCATCTTCAATGAATGCGCCAGCCGTGAACCGACGCCGTCGGATCAACGCCGCCGTGTCGACGCCCAGCAGCCGCTGTTCGACAGCGGCACCTGA
- the modC gene encoding molybdenum ABC transporter ATP-binding protein has protein sequence MSLWFRFDHRRGEFRLQAAGEVPATGITALFGPSGCGKSTLLRLIAGLERCDDGEVRMGQDCWQNDRTFRPPHQRPIGYVIQEGQLFPHLSVRANLRYGWKRAGRTNGTAAGPAFATVIELLGLTGLLDRRPGQLSGGQRQRVAIGRALLTRPRVLLLDEPLAALDAGAKRAILPYLERLHRELALPVLYVSHDGDEVARIADRLLLMEAGRIRAAGDLSAMLTRTDLPLARGEQAETVLEATVDGHDADWHLTRLRFAGGELSLATGTELAVGERRRVRILARDVSLTLSPAADSSILNILPARVSEIRPLNPAQALVCLDLGGTPLLAHITHKSVAALGLEPGTPVYAQIKSVALLV, from the coding sequence ATGAGCCTGTGGTTCCGGTTCGATCATCGGCGCGGGGAGTTCCGGCTGCAGGCCGCGGGCGAGGTGCCGGCCACCGGGATCACCGCCCTGTTCGGCCCCTCAGGCTGCGGCAAGTCCACCCTGCTGCGGCTGATCGCCGGGCTGGAGCGCTGCGACGACGGCGAAGTGCGGATGGGACAGGACTGCTGGCAGAACGATCGGACCTTCCGGCCACCCCATCAGCGTCCCATCGGCTATGTCATCCAGGAAGGCCAGCTGTTTCCGCATCTGAGCGTGCGCGCCAACCTGCGTTACGGCTGGAAGCGCGCCGGACGCACGAACGGCACCGCCGCCGGGCCGGCTTTCGCTACCGTGATCGAGTTGCTCGGACTGACCGGACTGCTTGACCGCCGCCCGGGCCAGCTGTCCGGCGGCCAGCGCCAGCGGGTGGCCATCGGCCGCGCCCTGCTGACCCGGCCGCGGGTGCTGCTGCTGGACGAACCCCTGGCCGCGCTGGATGCCGGGGCCAAGCGCGCCATCCTGCCCTACCTGGAGCGCCTGCATCGGGAACTGGCCCTGCCCGTGCTCTATGTCAGCCATGACGGCGATGAAGTGGCGCGCATCGCCGACCGGCTGCTGCTGATGGAGGCCGGGCGGATCCGGGCGGCAGGCGACCTGAGCGCCATGCTGACCCGCACCGATCTGCCGCTGGCCCGGGGCGAGCAGGCCGAAACCGTGCTGGAGGCGACGGTCGACGGCCATGACGCCGACTGGCACCTCACCCGGCTGCGCTTTGCCGGCGGGGAACTGAGCCTGGCCACCGGCACCGAACTGGCGGTGGGCGAGCGCCGGCGCGTTCGCATCCTGGCCCGTGATGTCAGCCTGACGCTGAGCCCGGCCGCCGACAGCAGCATCCTCAACATCCTGCCCGCCCGGGTCAGCGAGATCCGCCCGCTCAACCCGGCCCAGGCACTGGTGTGCCTGGATCTGGGCGGCACCCCGCTGCTCGCCCATATCACCCACAAATCGGTCGCCGCCCTCGGGCTGGAACCCGGCACGCCGGTCTACGCCCAGATCAAGAGCGTCGCCCTGCTGGTATGA
- a CDS encoding HD-GYP domain-containing protein: MDQGHSRPRLHGLIGRIAPDLSSLWCPQLSAAGAMSTSFRFQDPGGPVLEQLDAVHANLRATLLSAHAGQHIDDRVEMLADAVEDAVKLNADTALAYLFIRNGEGYPLLHAIHCAVVVCLGAQAAGLGTDERHPLLCAALTQNISMCALQAELFHLHGPPASLDRLLIRRHPLTSVGILKALGVTDPDWLEAVALHHERFDGSGYPFSLRGAALPFGARLIGAADIYCAAVSPRGYRHGRPAHEAMRNLFMGAGRVVDDALARLLVKTLGIYPPGSLIELRNRELALVVARGDRVDRPWIKRLKVSEAPQLVPAEGEHCAVRVLSTGQWPEGLRLERTWREAEALQQGLTVGP, encoded by the coding sequence ATGGATCAAGGACATTCACGGCCCCGGCTTCACGGCCTGATCGGACGCATCGCGCCCGATCTGTCGTCCCTCTGGTGTCCGCAGCTGAGCGCGGCCGGCGCCATGTCCACAAGTTTCCGCTTCCAGGACCCCGGCGGCCCGGTACTCGAGCAACTCGACGCCGTCCATGCCAACCTGCGCGCCACCCTGCTGAGCGCCCACGCCGGTCAGCACATAGACGACCGCGTGGAAATGCTGGCCGATGCCGTGGAAGACGCCGTCAAACTCAACGCAGACACGGCCCTTGCCTACCTGTTCATCCGCAACGGCGAGGGCTATCCGCTGCTGCATGCCATTCATTGTGCGGTGGTGGTCTGCCTCGGGGCTCAGGCCGCCGGACTGGGAACCGACGAACGCCACCCGCTGCTGTGCGCTGCACTGACCCAGAACATCTCCATGTGCGCATTGCAGGCCGAACTGTTTCACCTGCACGGCCCGCCGGCCTCGCTGGACCGGTTGCTCATCCGCCGCCACCCACTCACCTCGGTCGGCATCCTCAAGGCCCTGGGGGTGACGGATCCCGACTGGCTGGAGGCCGTCGCCCTGCATCATGAACGCTTCGACGGTTCCGGCTACCCGTTCTCGCTGCGCGGCGCAGCGCTGCCATTCGGCGCCCGGCTGATCGGTGCCGCCGATATTTATTGCGCCGCGGTCTCGCCGCGCGGATACCGCCACGGGCGACCGGCGCACGAGGCCATGCGCAACCTGTTCATGGGTGCCGGGCGGGTGGTGGACGATGCGCTGGCACGCCTGCTGGTCAAGACGCTGGGCATCTATCCGCCCGGCAGTCTGATCGAACTACGCAATCGCGAGTTGGCACTGGTCGTGGCACGGGGAGACCGGGTGGACCGGCCCTGGATCAAACGGCTCAAGGTCAGCGAGGCCCCGCAGCTGGTGCCGGCCGAGGGCGAACACTGCGCCGTCCGGGTGCTGAGTACGGGCCAGTGGCCGGAAGGTTTGCGCCTGGAGCGGACCTGGCGGGAAGCCGAGGCCCTGCAGCAGGGCCTGACGGTCGGCCCCTGA
- a CDS encoding MlaC/ttg2D family ABC transporter substrate-binding protein: protein MKTTLTLQLILLPVLWLLLASAKAGESPMKVVRETSEQVFAELRQNGELSPEQLNGLIERVILPHVDFEAFSRLTLARYWREASEAQRRDFTREFRSLLVRTYATSLSEYSGEEVEYLRERMEDDDRALVNTRIVRPDGPPIPVDYRLRLNGEKWQVYDIMIDGISLIINYRSSFQQTIRQQGLDALIRQLAERRA from the coding sequence ATGAAAACAACACTGACGCTGCAACTGATTCTGCTGCCCGTACTGTGGCTGCTGCTGGCAAGCGCAAAGGCCGGGGAATCGCCGATGAAGGTGGTGCGTGAAACCTCGGAGCAGGTGTTCGCCGAACTGCGCCAGAACGGCGAACTGAGCCCGGAACAGCTCAATGGTCTGATCGAGCGGGTCATTCTGCCGCACGTCGACTTCGAGGCCTTTTCCCGGCTTACACTGGCCCGCTACTGGCGCGAGGCCAGTGAAGCGCAGCGCCGGGATTTCACCCGCGAGTTCCGCAGCCTGCTGGTCCGCACCTACGCCACCTCCCTGAGCGAGTATTCCGGGGAGGAGGTCGAATACCTCAGGGAACGCATGGAGGATGACGACCGCGCCCTGGTCAACACCCGGATCGTACGGCCCGATGGCCCGCCCATCCCGGTGGATTACCGCCTGCGCCTGAACGGGGAGAAATGGCAGGTGTATGACATCATGATCGACGGCATCAGCCTGATCATCAATTACCGCAGCAGTTTCCAGCAGACCATCCGCCAGCAGGGCCTGGACGCCCTGATCCGCCAGCTCGCCGAGCGGCGGGCCTAG
- a CDS encoding Hsp20/alpha crystallin family protein: MALVRYEPWNMLDQLHREMNQLFDSRLRKSGEDESQVATADWVPAVDIREEDNRFVIHADIPGVDPKDIEVHMENGILTIKGERKQETEEEREGYKRIERVRGSFFRRFSLPDTADAEAISAKARDGVLEVVIPKHEKQQPRRIQVEG, encoded by the coding sequence ATGGCACTGGTACGTTACGAACCCTGGAACATGCTCGATCAACTGCATCGGGAAATGAATCAACTCTTCGACAGCAGGCTGCGCAAGAGCGGCGAGGACGAATCCCAGGTCGCCACCGCCGACTGGGTGCCCGCCGTGGATATCCGCGAGGAGGACAATCGCTTCGTGATCCATGCCGACATCCCGGGCGTCGATCCCAAGGACATCGAGGTGCACATGGAAAACGGCATCCTCACCATCAAGGGCGAGCGCAAGCAGGAAACCGAAGAGGAACGCGAGGGCTACAAGCGCATCGAGCGCGTGCGCGGCAGTTTCTTCCGCCGCTTCAGCCTGCCCGATACCGCCGATGCCGAGGCCATCAGCGCCAAGGCCAGGGACGGGGTGCTGGAAGTCGTGATCCCGAAACATGAAAAACAGCAGCCCCGGCGCATTCAGGTCGAGGGCTGA
- a CDS encoding chaperone modulator CbpM, protein MPHETDAITGVLLDETGELGLAELCQACQLHADHVIRMVEEGLLVPRGRSPAQWRFPDVSLHRALLALRLEQDLDVNLAGSALVIELLEQLRQANQRIALLERQLDW, encoded by the coding sequence GTGCCGCATGAAACAGACGCCATCACCGGCGTACTGCTGGACGAGACCGGAGAACTCGGGCTGGCCGAGTTATGCCAGGCCTGCCAGCTGCATGCCGATCATGTGATCCGCATGGTCGAGGAAGGGCTGCTCGTGCCGCGCGGACGCAGCCCGGCGCAATGGCGCTTCCCGGACGTATCGCTGCACCGCGCCCTGCTGGCCCTGCGGCTGGAGCAGGATCTGGATGTGAACCTGGCCGGCAGCGCCCTGGTCATCGAGCTGCTGGAACAGCTGCGCCAGGCCAACCAGCGCATCGCCCTGCTGGAGCGTCAACTCGATTGGTAG
- a CDS encoding DnaJ C-terminal domain-containing protein produces the protein MEFKDYYRILGLERDADQDEIKRTYRKLARKYHPDVSSEPDAETRFKEINEAYEVLKDPEKRAAYDKLGQNWQAGQDFRPPPDWDAGFEFSGGGFTDADARQFSDFFESLFGAGGPFGRHTRYARSHGGLRGEDHHAKILISLEDAFHGASRRIQLQTPVIDARGRATVKPRSLDVRIPRGITAGQQIRLAGQGAGGMGGGPAGDLYLEIEFEHHPLYQIEGRDLYLTLPVTPWEAALGTRVEVPTLAGRVNLSLPAGSQSGRKLRLKGKGLPGNPAGDQYVVLRIVNPPLDSGRARELYQALAREVPFNPRQQLEDYQGAA, from the coding sequence ATGGAGTTCAAGGACTACTACAGGATCCTGGGACTGGAACGCGATGCCGACCAGGATGAGATCAAGCGCACCTACCGCAAGCTGGCGCGCAAGTACCATCCTGATGTCAGCTCCGAGCCCGATGCCGAGACCCGGTTCAAGGAGATCAACGAGGCCTACGAAGTCCTGAAGGACCCGGAGAAGCGCGCGGCCTACGATAAGTTAGGGCAGAACTGGCAGGCAGGCCAGGACTTCCGGCCGCCGCCGGACTGGGACGCCGGCTTCGAGTTCTCCGGCGGCGGCTTCACCGACGCCGACGCGCGCCAGTTCAGCGATTTCTTCGAAAGCCTGTTCGGGGCCGGCGGCCCCTTCGGCCGCCACACCCGCTATGCCCGCAGCCACGGCGGGCTGCGCGGCGAGGATCATCACGCGAAGATTCTGATCAGCCTGGAGGATGCCTTCCACGGGGCCAGCCGCCGCATTCAGCTGCAGACCCCGGTGATCGATGCCCGGGGCCGGGCCACGGTCAAACCGCGCTCGCTGGATGTGCGCATCCCCCGCGGCATCACCGCCGGTCAGCAGATCCGCCTGGCCGGACAGGGCGCGGGTGGCATGGGCGGCGGTCCGGCCGGCGACCTGTATCTGGAAATCGAGTTCGAGCACCACCCGCTGTACCAGATCGAGGGCCGCGATCTCTACCTGACCCTGCCGGTCACACCCTGGGAAGCGGCCCTTGGCACCCGGGTCGAAGTCCCCACCCTGGCCGGGCGGGTCAACCTGAGCCTGCCGGCGGGCTCGCAGAGCGGCAGGAAGCTGCGCCTGAAGGGCAAGGGCCTGCCCGGCAATCCGGCCGGCGATCAGTACGTTGTGCTGCGCATCGTCAATCCGCCGCTGGACTCCGGCCGGGCCCGCGAACTGTATCAGGCCCTGGCCCGGGAGGTCCCTTTCAATCCACGACAGCAGCTGGAGGACTACCAGGGTGCCGCATGA
- a CDS encoding Hsp20/alpha crystallin family protein — protein MSTLQQLKQGLGRFWDSLSEGWQQLQQRAGHALTRFQPGARRGELQTREDQIEQQASRWGLLAAELQEDDDNISVRLEVPGLDKEHLDISVIDNHLVVRGEKRVQREQTQGRYHIMECAYGRFERALPLPAEVDDSGARARYRDGILTVTLPKSPRARQRRIEVQH, from the coding sequence ATGAGCACATTGCAGCAACTCAAGCAGGGGCTGGGGCGTTTCTGGGACAGCCTCAGCGAAGGCTGGCAGCAGCTGCAGCAGCGTGCCGGCCACGCCCTGACCCGGTTCCAGCCCGGCGCCAGACGCGGCGAACTGCAGACCCGCGAGGACCAGATCGAGCAGCAGGCCTCGCGCTGGGGCCTGCTGGCCGCCGAACTGCAGGAAGACGACGACAACATCAGCGTGCGTCTGGAGGTCCCCGGCCTGGACAAGGAGCACCTCGACATCAGCGTGATCGACAATCACCTGGTCGTGCGCGGCGAGAAGCGTGTCCAGCGCGAACAGACCCAGGGCCGCTACCACATCATGGAGTGCGCCTACGGCCGCTTCGAACGCGCCCTGCCCCTGCCTGCCGAGGTCGATGACAGCGGCGCCCGTGCCCGCTATCGCGACGGCATCCTCACTGTCACCCTGCCCAAGTCCCCGCGCGCGCGTCAGCGCCGGATCGAGGTCCAGCACTGA
- a CDS encoding GIY-YIG nuclease family protein — protein MEKKPAVYILCNRPNGTLYIGVTSNLPKRIWEHRSKTVKGFTAKYNVTRLIWFELFETMDLAIEREKQLKGRPRKAKVALIEDGNPVWRDLFEEICG, from the coding sequence ATGGAAAAAAAGCCCGCTGTGTATATCCTGTGCAACCGGCCGAATGGCACTTTGTATATTGGTGTCACAAGCAATCTTCCAAAACGCATCTGGGAGCATAGAAGCAAGACAGTCAAGGGATTTACTGCAAAATACAATGTAACGCGACTGATCTGGTTTGAGCTTTTTGAAACAATGGACCTGGCCATTGAAAGAGAGAAGCAGCTGAAGGGCAGGCCGAGAAAAGCGAAGGTTGCGTTGATAGAGGATGGAAACCCGGTATGGCGGGATCTTTTCGAGGAAATTTGTGGCTGA